The Polypterus senegalus isolate Bchr_013 chromosome 1, ASM1683550v1, whole genome shotgun sequence genome includes a window with the following:
- the LOC120524172 gene encoding G-protein coupled receptor 4-like — MNNCHIDFSSQRDLLPGLYGAIFCVALPTNCLALYGLYKLLKAEDSLPVYVINLLLTDILQIVTLPLWIDYYKNGHVWRFHEVTCDIFGVLLYISLLGNVGFLSLIAVERYIAVAHPLWYKNFRRLSNACILCLALWGLFTGISLLVWYFKRENSKYLLCFENYPATNTFSILCLSMSVFLFPLPLALLIFIYIRIEKSLRNLQSVPDESKKKIKYLLITIVLIFILVYGPFCTTALIRFVGLLIVSDKCQHESKMFYAYRCTFALLNVTSLLDPVFYILISKDICKELKELFPFIFRQIRPVDSSSE; from the coding sequence ATGAACAACTGTCACATCGACTTCAGCTCACAAAGAGATCTTCTCCCTGGTCTCTATGGTGCCATCTTCTGCGTGGCATTGCCCACAAACTGTCTGGCACTTTATGGCCTATACAAACTGCTTAAAGCAGAGGATTCTCTTCCGGTATATGTGATCAACCTTCTTTTAACAGATATCCTTCAGATAGTCACGCTGCCTCTGTGGATTGACTATTACAAAAATGGTCATGTGTGGCGTTTTCATGAAGTGACTTGTGACATTTTTGGTGTGCTGCTGTACATAAGTCTCTTAGGCAACGTTGGATTTCTAAGCCTGATTGCTGTGGAACGTTATATAGCTGTTGCTCATCCTTTATGGTATAAGAATTTCCGGAGGCTGTCTAACGCCTGTATTCTATGCTTGGCATTGTGGGGTCTGTTCACAGGAATCAGTCTTCTTGTCTGGTATTTCAAAAGAGAAAACTCAAAATATctcctctgctttgaaaattatCCAGCAACAAATACGTTCTCCATTTTGTGTCTGAGTATGTCCGTTTTCTTGTTCCCATTGCCTCTTGCACTCCTCATCTTTATTTACATTCGCATTGAAAAGAGCTTAAGAAATTTACAATCAGTTCCAGATGAAagcaagaagaaaataaaataccttcTCATCACGATAGTGctaatatttattttggtttatgggCCCTTTTGTACCACAGCTTTAATCAGATTTGTTGGATTATTAATCGTATCTGACAAATGTCAACATGAGTCAAAAATGTTTTATGCTTATAGATGTACATTTGCATTGCTCAATGTTACAAGTCTCTTGGATCCAGTCTTCTACATATTAATCTCCAAAGATATTTGTAAAGAGCTGAAAGAACTTTTCCCATTCATCTTTAGACAAATTAGGCCAGTGGATAGCAGTTCAGAATGA